CCCACTGGgtctgctgccaggagctctcTGCAGACTGGTCAGGATGGAGGCACAGTCCCACACCAGCTCCACAGCAGGGGCTCGGTCGGTGTGCTCAGCCCCGCGTCCAGCCCAAGCGCCTGagtctgctctgcagccacccCCTCAGTGCCTGAGGGACACAGGTGTGCTGTCCCcaaacactgctgctgtcaggcCAGAGCCCCAAACATTTTAGATAAAAAAGAGTATAAGCTAGAGAATTTCTGGAGGAATAGTCTGGAAATCAGGAAGGCCAAGCTCTCCCTCATGGAGTCAGGCCAACAGCAGATTTCACCCTGAGCCTTCCCTCTGGCATGCACAGCGCAGTGGAAAGTCTCTGTTGTCCAAATTGGAGAAATCTGATCCCACCTtgagaaaagaaagcatttccATGAATTACTTTGTGATTTGTGAGGCTGCAGGGGTCAGACATGGCACAAATTTCCTCTGCCAACTGCACAAGAAGCACCACAGGCCAtggcagcagagagagaggcTGGAAGCCTTAACTACATGAACTGCAGCTCCACGTTAGAGTGCAAGGAGAAACTTAAAGCCTCTAGAAAACCAAGGTGAGCTACATGGCAGGAGCATCAGCATTTCCCTTTAAAGCCTCTGTTAGTAACTCTGACACTAGAGAACacctgcagcaggtacagcacctGGCATGGAGCGACACAAAGGACACACTAAAACATGGGCATGTTCCTCGAGGCTGGATTTCTGTaaatgcagcagcaaagcagaacCTGTGTTTGTCACGGTCGCTGGGAACAGCCCTGTCTTACCCACGATGCTGGAACCAAATAGGAGCTCACACTGACTACCCAAAGGGACAGAACCTCCCAGGCCATTCTGTACTGCACTGGTCCTACAGCTAACAGATGAAAAAATCTGACtgcacagtttttaaaattattaggCTACCAGCTCTGAGAGATAAGGAAAAGGGTCTTCAAAACTTTGTATTCTTTTTAGGGAATGCATCACCATGTCTGAGTTCTCAGGTGACAGAAGACAAGTGTCCCAGCCTGTCTGCAGAAGGGTGTTTCAGCATGCCTGGGCCATAGCTGCTGACACTTGCTGgttccagtgctcagcctgACACTGAGTGTGGTCTGTAAGGGATTCTCCCCGAGCAGAGCACGCAGCACACAGCGCTCCATGGGTCCTGGCGGGGGCCCACGGCCACGTCCTCAGCCAGCATcgagcagcacagctccacaggAGCTACATCAGTTCACATCAGCCGAGGAACCAGCCCCAGGCCCTCCCcaccttccctgggcagcagcgACCGATGTCGGGCACCGAGCCAGCGGCAGAGACGGGGCCATGCGGCGAGACAAAAGCTGCAAAGCCCCAGTGCATCTGCAGCACAACTGCTCCACAcagcccaggccaggctggagctgccaggccGGCACTGGGGACACAAGTGTCTGAGCCACAACCCTGCTGGCACTTGTCTCTCCCAGGGGTGACAGCTGGGCGTTCAGCACCCCTGTAACTCTAACACACCTCTCCTCCCTCGAGCAGTGAAAGCAGCGTGGAACTGTCATTTTGTGTGTGGGTTAACCAAGTGTTTTCCAGTGAGactgctgcatccccagcttTCCTAATGGCAGGTACCAACTAAGCACCCTTAGCACAGGTGACTCACAAAGGACTTGCATGAGCACCCTCTTACTAGGAATGGAAAAAGCCAGTGAGGGTAAAGGATTACACTCCTAGGGTACGAatataaaatagtaaaaaacaGTGCCATGATCTTGACTAAAAGGTAAGGGTTTCTTAGCTTATTATGTCAACTTGATACAACCACAATGCCATTTAACTGCAATTACGGTACCATAGTAGTttgattttctaaaaaaatacaaaaccaaagcTTCTTGTCTTTAAAGCAAGCGTCCAAGTAATCACTTTTGGCACTAGCACTGCCCATGTAAAAATAACatggtggttttggtttctaaTTTACTTCTACTTACAACTATAACCTTAAGGAATGGGAACTGGGGACTACCAGTGAAAGAAAGGATGGGTATCAATTCCCTTAATAATTCTGGCTCAGGCAGATAAATCCGAGTCCAGAACATCCTGCAGTTCCAGAAGATGCTGGACAGATCAGAAATCGAAACTCCACCATCCAATTGCTCTCCCACAGCAGTCAGACTTGAACAAAAAGTTTGAAGGTACTCTTCTAGAGAAAAATTAAGATCATGTCCCTGGCCCAccctttagaaaaaaaatattttatttgatcAGGCTGAGAAAAGGCCTGTTTCCAGTCTGGTAAATGGGGAAAAGCAAATACAGACAtgcagcaagaaagaaaaaaacaacctccCAAAACTTGTAACGAACCCTACAAAGGGTGTGGGTGACATCCGCTTACTTTTTCTTGTCCTTGTCTTTCTTGGTTTGTTGAGAACCTGCCTGCTGAGCCTGTGACTGTAATAGCTGAGCTGCCGCCTTCTTCTTCTGAAAGTTGTTCAGCTCTTCCTCAAGttccttctttttgtcttccacctttttcttctcttcttggTGAGTCCTCTTTAGATGGTCAAACTTTTCGTGAAGCtgccgggacagggacagtgagaATTGGGAAGAGGAGAATGTTTCACCCTGTTCACTGATTCACTGGTGATGATGCCCcgagtgctgctgctggcactgaggcCTCCCAGCACCCACTGCATGccaccagcctgtccccagcctgcctgaCTCGCTGAGAAAAGCCCTGCAGTTAACACTCACTGGCGCACAGAGTGGGAATTCCCGTTGCTATAGGAACCTAACAGGCCTCTGGACACTTCCACACCCCCACATTCCATCCCTCAGTGCTTTGTACCTAGCGGGCTCTATCAGGCTCGGGCAAAGCAGGGGAACGTGGGCACTGAGGGCTGTACTCTTGCCTGTGCTCCTCCAGGAGGCCTGAGGAGCAGCTTCCTGCCCAACAGGACATTTTCTGTAACAGCCCTGCCCCGAGCCCTCACAGAGAGCCCTCTGAGCTACAATATACTCACAtccttctctgcttccttcagctctgcctccttctccttcactCGCATGACAAACATCTGCCTCATTTCGTCCTCCTTCTTCTGGAGCTCGCCCAGGAATTCATTCCTCTTTGCTTCGTAAGTCTCTTGGAGACtgttaaaaacacacaaaccccaAGCACAGCCATGAGTTTCCGAGCCTTTGCAGACTTTAGCACTTAGGCTGTCACCAAACGCAGTCAGAGGCACCGGAGAGCCTCCACCGTCCCGGTTTGCTAGGTGGCAGCAGCGGGAGGCGAATGGAAAGGACGAGCCGCACTCCCTGTGTGCTTTCAGCGTGCGTGCATCCCCAGCAGGCAGGGTGACTGATCTGTGACTgatctcccagagcagcagcctctaCATCAGCGCCTGCAGCAGTCTCCGATGCCCACAGGGCTTGTGATCCCCTCAGAGTCACACCGCCTCCCTTCTCCCCCTGTTTGGCCCAAGTCTCTTCATTCCAGTACAAGATTTCCCAGGGTGAAATCTGCCCCCGTGTAGTTCGTTAAGCACGATACTGACACAGAGCAGAACCCATTTTCAATACCCACTGCTAATAGAGTCAGATCAGGGGCTTGATTTAGATAAAGTCATCCTGGGAGacctcccttcctcctttgGCCTTTCCAAACTATCAGCAGCCTTCCTTCTCCAAATAACCACATTACTGGATTCCTTCATTCCCCCTCTACTCCTTAACATTCCTTtatttccccagcactgagatAGGCAGTGAAGATTTGGGACATAAAATACGTTGTCCATGTACCTCTGAGATTCTTAAAGCCTCTTAGGAACTCTGGATGTCAAAttcctcttttgttttattccttaAATGGATTTGGATAGCCCAGACATAATGATAGTGTGGGAATGATAACTATTTCCCCCCAAGAGGCTTTTCTGAAAAcgcattttttaaatgaaagctcCACTGAAGTCACACAGACACACTGCATCCATGTGCCTATGGAACACATTAACTATTGGGCCAGTGGAACATCCTAATTCAAATAGAGTcaagcttttgcttttcctggcagTATTGGGGGTTTTGATGGCTTTTTTATTCATTGAGGGGGGTTTTAGGAGATGGAATACTGAGCTGGGGAACACAACCTGTCAGATTATCCCAAGCCTTGTATTTAACTCTGCTAATTAATAGGCACTTCAGCTACTTCCTAAAATACTCTCCAGACAGGATGCCCAGAGCTGttctggcacagctctggccgCCCCAGAGAAATCACACCATTCCACATGACCACGCCAGCTTCCTACACATGGGAGCAAAAATACTGATtctaaaaatgacaaaaatcctTTCGTGGGAGAGCAGGGCAAGAGCCATCTTTGGATTCTTAGCTAAATGCAGAACCAGATCTGTCACAGCACACAGACTTCAGGAGACTCAACACAAAATCTCCCTAAAATTCAGTGTTGGATTTAATCCTCTGACTGTGGACACTGAAACTTAAATTCCTAAGCCCTTCTGAAGGATCTGGCAAAGCCCAAGGGCAGGTGAGCCTTTGCTGCTCAGTGAGCACAAGCTGAATCTGCAATTAGTGACATGCCGTCCTAGGGAGCAGCGGAGCGTCACGGAGCGAAACGGAAAACTCCGCACGCAGCTCATCGGATCCTGGACTGCAAACCACTTCTTCCAAAGCTCAGTTGCAAACACAATGCCGGGTGATGGGCAAGCAGGAAAAGCCTGGCAGGAGTGAGCGGGGCAGGGGCTTCCTGTTAAATTGTCCCAGGTTCAAAGCTTAATTCTCTGCCACAGTGACTCTGACTTCCAGACGAGCCAAGTTCTCAGAGAAACTGGCCTGGCAACTCCCAGGCTGCATGTGAAAAAAAACAATTACAGCCCTAAGGAATAACAGTCCAAACCAACTGGGATCcctgcagcttctcacaggCAAAGATGACAAGGGAATTGGCTTTTAAGTACACAAACATATGAAACTAAATTGCAAGAGTAACTTGATTTCCCAACACGCCCCCACACACTGAAGGATGCCCTGATAAATAGTATTATTTGAAAAAGGAGTATTTTGAAAAGCTtaaccagagcagcagagaatcCAGCCCATAACAGACACAGGACAGCAGAAGGgtctctgcagagagacccCATTCCATGGAGCTGATGCCTGTTGGGACCCTGGTGCTCCCTCCTGACCTTTGGCAGCCTGGCCAAGCAAGGTGGGTGTCTCAGACAGCACCAGTCCCCCTTTCCCACACCTCACACAagcccctgcacagcaccaaTGGTTCACTGggacctcctgccctgctccccctgaGATTTGCCAAaggctccctgctcctggctgatGCAAgctggctgaagagcagcagttcCTGTGGCTCCCAGGGCCAAGATGCAGGGAGAAGCATCCTTTTGATCCCTGAGCTCAGAGAGAACATCTCCCTCGTTTCTGATATACATCAGCCTCGGCCAAACAGCTTGGGATCATAGGTTCTGTTTGTTTATTGGAGAGAGAAGGCACCCAGAGTGAACTGCTCTGAACTAGCACGTACCAGATGGAGAAATTCTgtacattttcatttcctttctacTTATAGCTTGGTCAAAAGAGGCCTCGTGTACAGGAAGCAATGGAAATTCCTCAGATTCCTCCAAAGGAAGGGCTGAGCCTGTCTTAAGCCATTGCTCTCCAGAAAGGAAATCCAATAAAGCTTCACACTTGGGCTTAGTAACAGGACTGGGCTTGACTGATTCCAGCAGAGTTTCTGCTGCAGAAGTGGTGCAGCTGCATAAACTCAGCAAGTCAGAAATAAGACCCCAAACCAATGCCAACCCCTGACACACATGTATTACAGGGGCAAACCCCCACCAGTGCACTGGAATTCTGACTGCCTTCCTCAAGAGGCAGAGAGGAACACGGGATGCTGTAAGGCAGGGGTGCAATTATTGGGGAAAAGTTGGGGAGGAATGGGAAACaggaaatgaaaggagaaaacaagCACTCCCTCCCAAATTCCCACACAGCTGTTGTCCCTGGCTAATGGCTTGGGCTTCAGACCAATAAAGCTGTCTGACAGAATGAATTATGTGTTCAGTAATCAGCCAGACCTCAGGCATGAGACTGTGGCACCCTCTTCACAGCTTACCTTGGACCAGCTTGTGAAGAGGGTCAAAAGATCATTTACCACAGGATGTCCCCAACGCATGGGCCACCTTCCTGTCGCAAAGACACGGTGCActtttcctgcctggaattgcaggcagcctgagcagcagcagagcaagctggctgcaaagcacagcagtgcccGAGTTGTCCGTCCCTACCTGAAAGGCTTGCTGTCCGGATCCGTGTCCTTGAATCCCATCTCCTCCAGCTTGCAGCGCCTGTACAGCTCGTAGTGCCGGGTGTGTGTCTGCTCCCTCAAGTCCTCCATGTTCACTCGGATCAGCATCTCCCGCAGCTTCACAAAGTCACAGTGGTTTTCATTTTCAACTGCAAAAACAACACAATATCCACAGAGAGAACATTAGACCCAGCAGCTGGGCTCCCCCTTTCCCTGGATCTGGGCCCCAGTGTAGCAAACCTCAGAGTTCTTGAGGCACACAAGCAGAACTCCAAGTCAGCCCACACCAAAATGCCTTGCTGAACTGCGGCTGAAGCCATCCCACACCAGCATGGGCCCGAGTTCCAGGCCTGCACTGGATTTGCAAGATCTCTCTGTTGCCCATCTGTCACAAGGCTCCCATCTCCCCATCCATTTTTGCACCAGCAAGGTGATGATCCGTTTGCTCACAGGATTTCACTTCCCACTCAAGCCCACTCAAAATCCTGGCATTCACAGGGGCTCACACAGGCAAAGTCTAAACTGAATCTCAAACTATCTGGTCCTAGTTTTTTGGGAACAGAAAGAACCCAGCAGGATACAGGTAGAGTCCAATACCTCTCAAACACATCAACTTCTTTCCTAACTGTTTTTCCCAGTATCATCCTCTGGTGAATACAGCTGAAGTCTCTGAAGCTGCTTCAGGGTCAGCTGGTGTTACTGAGAAGCCAGAGGGTTTTGCAGAACTGCACTGTGAATGTTtccctgcagcttcctgggCCATTCTCCAATGGGATACACAACTGCAGCTGCAAGGAGACCATCACCATTTCAATCCTGCTCGTCTCAGTGTTGGTTGGAAAGCAAGGATCAGCTCTGTATTTTTGCCAGCTTCAGTAAAGCCTGGGCTGCAAACAGTGCCCTGGCCAAActctgccctcctgcaggaaggagctTTTGGCTCCGTGTCCAGATGTTCATGTTCAGCTCTAAGCTGTGCTTTCTCAAGCCAGATTTCGGTGAGGGCCATCAGAGACCAGAGCGTGCTGGATCAGGACGGggcaggctgagagcagccTTGTTTGTGCCTGTGGTCACGTACCCTGCACGACACCCCAGGGGTACTGCCTGGCTTTCGCCATCTTGTTGCCGATCTTCACTTCTTCGGTGCTGCCAACCACGGCAAAAGGAAGGTGGACCTTCAAAAAGGAAAGGGACAATGAGGCCGGGGATTTCCTTTGCTGCCTTGCCAGAGATTGTTTCTCAAGAAAGCTGTTtactggggcagctctgctggattTAAGTCGTTTAAATGCCTTTGCAATTCGTCTGGTGTTTTAGGAAGAGCAACAGGACAATCTGGATGAGAAACCTGATCAGACTTAAAGCCCAAAATTCTGAAGTCCTAAAAATACAAGATATGtacatattttccatttaattacAAAGCACTACTGTCCTAAGCACAGTACAAGTCTTACAAACTGGAAATTAATTTGAACACCGAGAAAAACGAACTGTGaaacaataaaaaggaaaataaagaacatCTTCTCAAGGAAGGTAGGCTCAAAATTCAGGGAGATTTTGCTGCTACAAAGAACTGCTCATGCTTCCTCTTAAACAGGGCAAAGCTGTGAGCAAGGGGAAGAGTGGAGCTgacccagccctgggctgacACGTCTGAgtcacagagctctgctccatCCAGGTCTCTCATAGGGTGTGGTGGTGACAATCTGGGACCCACTCCCAGAagtgtggctgctgccaggacagagcttgcctcagctgccagcccagccccgtgGAACTCTCCCTGCCTTAACAGCATCCAAAGGGGATGGGTGCAAgttctgggagcaggagctgtgtcagCCCCGCTGTGGTCACAGGCTGGGTGGGAGGGGAAGATGTCAGGACAGAGATGGGATTGTCTGGCAGAGGGGtttcccagcagccaggctgcaccTGAGGAAGGCAGAACACTGCACACAATGCACCCTGGTAGAGCCAGAATCCTCTTCTGTGCCagcttctccctgctcagaACAACACAGACAGGGAAGAGAGGCAATAGGGAGCTTTGGAGAGGGACTAACATTCAGCTGGATGAGATCATTGCCTATCTACAAGCCGTTCAGAAGGAAAACTCACAACAGCCTTCAACTAGCAAGGAAATAGTTTAACCTGAGTGCACTTGCTTTAGGACTGGCACATCCTCTTGGGGTCAATCAACACCTCACTGCCAGCAAGCCTGAGCTCAGGTTCTTACCTTTGCACCCTGAGTCAGGCCCATGGCAAACAGCTGCTTCCCTTGGTAACCCCCACTAAAATGTCTGGTCTGGTCTAGCCCGAGTGCCCTCAAATGCCTGTTGCTAGAGGCAAGGGAGGAAGTCAAAGCCAGAGCctcagcagagcactggaagAGCAGCGCCGGTGCCCTGCTCCCACCGGAAACCCAAACAAAGGCGGCAGTGAATGAATCACCCCCACTGAGCAACAAGTGGTCGTCTGGGACAGGAAAGCCAGACCTCAGCTCTCTGCCCTGACCACATCGGGGCCCTGCCTCCcatcctcttcctttcccaagACTGGAATACTGCAACAGAGGAAGGGTGTGAAAACTGCAACAGGGGAGAAGTGTTTGTCACACCATGAAACGTATCACACCAGGTATCTCCAGCCCCAAAAGCCTTCTGGCCAGGCTGATGTCCGTGCTTGAATTGCAGTTTTAAAGCCAAGTAAGACACAGCACGGCCATCAAGGCCAGGCCCAGGCAAAGCAAGGGCAGCAAGCCCCTCCAGGTAACGTACACTCATGGTGGCATTGATCTCGGCCACCGTCTCCTCGTCGGTCGGGAACTGGTAGATCTGGACGCCGTTGCTGACCAGCTCGCTCATGATTTTACTCTTGAACTTGTGCAACTCGTTCTTTGCAATGGTGTCAGCCTTGGCAATGATGGGGATGATGTTCACCTGCAAGACAGGACAGCACCTCCACATACAGGACTGCACAGGTTGTCACTGGAAGAGGACAGAGCAGGACTGTGCCCTAAAGTGCTACcagccagcacccccagcagATGAacttccctggggctgctgctgcgaGCAGCACCACCTCTGACAGGATTTCCAGGCAGCAGTGATAATGGCCTTAGAAAGAAGTCAAATGCAATTTGGCAACGTGCTATTTCCTGTCCTGTCGTACTCCCCTCCTCATCCAAATTGGCTGGACAGGAAATGTTGTCATGAATTATTATGAGCTGCtctaaaaaaataagaaaggaaatgaCCATCTCTGCACATCCCCTGGtactgctgctggctggattACTGCGGGAGCCACACTCAGACCACAGCCTGTCACGGGCCCTGGCTTGGGGAGTGTCACCAGGGACACGGGcggggcagcagagctgttgtCACCCCATGGGAAGCAGATGGTGCCTATccagccctgggacacacaggacagAGGCTGGCAGTAACACAGGCACACTTCCCCCACCTGTGTGCCCTCATGTGCCCTTGGACACCgctgcactgcaggagcagggttcactcctccctgcacagctctgagatGAAAGATGAGTTATTGCCACTCTTCCCTAGACAGGCTGTTGGCAAGGATAAAGATCCtgccttctttcccttcctcctccctccagagGGACAGTTGCTGCTTTTGATCTTGCAAGTTTGCTTTTCCCTGCAACAGCAGACAGAAATTGTACTGAGGATAACAGTAATCTCGACCTATATGGAGGGGTTTTAACTACAGTACTTGAAAATCTTCTTCTATTACATCACTTAATTCTGTTTGGAGTTATTAAATTCCCCTTGGCCAAAAGATAGATCAGGAATGTCAATTAGCTCACTTGGGATAAATCTCCATAACCTTATTTTCAGTTGAAGAAGGTAAGGAACTTTCTCCATCACCGCATAAAACCCAATCAATTGGCCTCTCTAGGAAACAAAGAACCACTGTCATCATTGATGTCCTGCAGAATCAGGATCCAGTGAGCCAAAGGTGCACAGTGGATTGATTTAAATTGCTTAATCATGTTGGAAAGGAGCACAGAGAAGGCTCAGTTTAGCTATTCAGGCTCTACATTTGTATCACTATTATTTTTCCTAGA
This sequence is a window from Prinia subflava isolate CZ2003 ecotype Zambia chromosome 18, Cam_Psub_1.2, whole genome shotgun sequence. Protein-coding genes within it:
- the SEPTIN11 gene encoding septin-11 isoform X2 gives rise to the protein MLVALRQRLPFLVDGGTGESESRGLAAVNDDLRNLSLSGHVGFDSLPDQLVNKSTSQGFCFNILCVGETGIGKSTLMDTLFNTKFESEPATHNEPGVRLKARSYELQESNVRLKLTIVDTVGFGDQINKDDSYKPIVEYIDAQFEAYLQEELKIKRSLFNYHDTRIHACLYFIAPTGHSLKSLDLVTMKKLDSKVNIIPIIAKADTIAKNELHKFKSKIMSELVSNGVQIYQFPTDEETVAEINATMSVHLPFAVVGSTEEVKIGNKMAKARQYPWGVVQVENENHCDFVKLREMLIRVNMEDLREQTHTRHYELYRRCKLEEMGFKDTDPDSKPFSLQETYEAKRNEFLGELQKKEDEMRQMFVMRVKEKEAELKEAEKDLHEKFDHLKRTHQEEKKKVEDKKKELEEELNNFQKKKAAAQLLQSQAQQAGSQQTKKDKDKKNASFT
- the SEPTIN11 gene encoding septin-11 isoform X4, translating into MAVAVGRPANDDLRNLSLSGHVGFDSLPDQLVNKSTSQGFCFNILCVGETGIGKSTLMDTLFNTKFESEPATHNEPGVRLKARSYELQESNVRLKLTIVDTVGFGDQINKDDSYKPIVEYIDAQFEAYLQEELKIKRSLFNYHDTRIHACLYFIAPTGHSLKSLDLVTMKKLDSKVNIIPIIAKADTIAKNELHKFKSKIMSELVSNGVQIYQFPTDEETVAEINATMSVHLPFAVVGSTEEVKIGNKMAKARQYPWGVVQVENENHCDFVKLREMLIRVNMEDLREQTHTRHYELYRRCKLEEMGFKDTDPDSKPFSLQETYEAKRNEFLGELQKKEDEMRQMFVMRVKEKEAELKEAEKDLHEKFDHLKRTHQEEKKKVEDKKKELEEELNNFQKKKAAAQLLQSQAQQAGSQQTKKDKDKKKNPASRNMPMF
- the SEPTIN11 gene encoding septin-11 isoform X3 translates to MLVALRQRLPFLVDGGTGESESRGLAAVNDDLRNLSLSGHVGFDSLPDQLVNKSTSQGFCFNILCVGETGIGKSTLMDTLFNTKFESEPATHNEPGVRLKARSYELQESNVRLKLTIVDTVGFGDQINKDDSYKPIVEYIDAQFEAYLQEELKIKRSLFNYHDTRIHACLYFIAPTGHSLKSLDLVTMKKLDSKVNIIPIIAKADTIAKNELHKFKSKIMSELVSNGVQIYQFPTDEETVAEINATMSVHLPFAVVGSTEEVKIGNKMAKARQYPWGVVQVENENHCDFVKLREMLIRVNMEDLREQTHTRHYELYRRCKLEEMGFKDTDPDSKPFSLQETYEAKRNEFLGELQKKEDEMRQMFVMRVKEKEAELKEAEKDLHEKFDHLKRTHQEEKKKVEDKKKELEEELNNFQKKKAAAQLLQSQAQQAGSQQTKKDKDKKNFFFM
- the SEPTIN11 gene encoding septin-11 isoform X1 translates to MLVALRQRLPFLVDGGTGESESRGLAAVNDDLRNLSLSGHVGFDSLPDQLVNKSTSQGFCFNILCVGETGIGKSTLMDTLFNTKFESEPATHNEPGVRLKARSYELQESNVRLKLTIVDTVGFGDQINKDDSYKPIVEYIDAQFEAYLQEELKIKRSLFNYHDTRIHACLYFIAPTGHSLKSLDLVTMKKLDSKVNIIPIIAKADTIAKNELHKFKSKIMSELVSNGVQIYQFPTDEETVAEINATMSVHLPFAVVGSTEEVKIGNKMAKARQYPWGVVQVENENHCDFVKLREMLIRVNMEDLREQTHTRHYELYRRCKLEEMGFKDTDPDSKPFSLQETYEAKRNEFLGELQKKEDEMRQMFVMRVKEKEAELKEAEKDLHEKFDHLKRTHQEEKKKVEDKKKELEEELNNFQKKKAAAQLLQSQAQQAGSQQTKKDKDKKKNPASRNMPMF